The Arcobacter sp. LA11 genome segment TATACATATAAAGAAGAAAACAATACTTTCAATGTAGATAAGATATACAAACTTCTTATGTATTATTTAGAAAAGAAAGATATTAAAGAAGCGATAAAATTTCTTGAAGAGAGTAAAGCTGATGATGATAAATTGTTTTCATTATATAGAAATGACAATCAAAATAAAAAAGCTTTAGATTTAGCAAATAGACTTTATTCAACAAATGGAAATATAGATTATCTTGCACAAATTGCAATGCTTGAGTTTGAAATGGCAAAAGATAAGAAAAAAGTTATAAAAAGTGTGATTAAAAAGTTTGAAGATGTTTTAACTGTTTTAGATAATCATGTTTATCAAAATTATTTAGGATATATATTAATTGACCTTGACATTGATGTTAAAAAGGGTTTAAAGTATGTAAAAAAAGCTTTAGAAAAAGCACCTAATAATTTAGCATATATTGATTCTTTAGCTTGGGGACAATATAAATTAAAAGAGTGTAAAGAAGCATTAATCAATATGAAAAAAGTAGTTGATGGTGCAGGATTAAATGATGAAGAAATAAAAATACATTGGAAAAAAATTAAGGAGTGTAATAAGTGATTTTAGATGAGATTAATAGAAGAACTAGAGAAGATGTTGAAAAAAGAAAAAAAGATTATTCTTTAGATTGGTTAGGTAGAAGTTTAAGTGCAAATCCATTTCCTCCAAGAGATGTAAAGCCATACTTAACAGCTACAAAAGAAGAACCAATTAGAATAATTGCAGAAGTTAAAAAAGCTAGTCCATCTAAAGGTGTTATAAAAGAAGATTTTGATCCATTACTTATTGCACAAAGCTATAGTAATAGTGGAGCAAATGCAATTTCTGTTTTAACAGAACCACATTATTTCCAAGGTAATTTAGAGTATTTAACTCAGATTAGAAGATATGTTCCAACACCATTACTTAGAAAAGATTTTATTTTAGATAAATATCAAATTGTAGAAGCTTTAGTCTATGGAGCAGATTTTATTTTATTAATTGCAAAATCTTTAAGTACTAAAGATTTAAAAGAGTTGTATGAATATGCTCTACACTTAGGTCTTGAAGTTTTAGTTGAAGTACATGATAAAGAAGATTTAACAAAAGCAATGAAATGTGGTGCACATATAGTAGGTATAAACCATAGAA includes the following:
- the trpC gene encoding indole-3-glycerol phosphate synthase TrpC — encoded protein: MILDEINRRTREDVEKRKKDYSLDWLGRSLSANPFPPRDVKPYLTATKEEPIRIIAEVKKASPSKGVIKEDFDPLLIAQSYSNSGANAISVLTEPHYFQGNLEYLTQIRRYVPTPLLRKDFILDKYQIVEALVYGADFILLIAKSLSTKDLKELYEYALHLGLEVLVEVHDKEDLTKAMKCGAHIVGINHRNLETMEMDMTLCEKLIPMIPNGKIIVAESGVSNVETIQRLSAIGADAFLIGEHFMRVPSIEEELEKFKRAVL